The window TCTGCAGGACTGGACTTTGTAAATAGGGGGCTGAGTGGAGTGAtacactgcaggatggggctgtataaagTTGGGTGAAAGAAAAAGTATACTGCAGGATGTGGTTGTATATAAATTGTGTAATGCAAGCCACTACTTACGTGTAGttcagacggaagagtagtcaggaaagccggggtctggtaacaggaggacatgtatggacACAGGGGAATTCAGTTGTAGTCGGGTCATGATCCGGCATCAGCATTTCAGGAAGACACGTATTaccttcagggagaaaactgagacgtagTCAGCTAACGGTCTggggtcaaaagccaagaagtcatGACAGGCCCAGGGAGCGGGCAAAGAGAAATCGATCAACAGTTCGAGGTCAGAAAACagagatcagaacaaagcaaagacacaggccaacagcacaactaccaaaccagaatgtatgactggcaaggttctatGGGAGCAGGCTCAGTAATGAATCAGGGCAATAACCAGAAAGATGAACACCTGAGCACACACCTCCCAGAACAAGAATGGAATCCTGCacaatcaatcaacctgccagctcaacagtctagaaaacacagcagagcatctccaatgcaagatgctctgcatagaggaatcATGACAAAGTGGTTGAAAGAAGTTATATACTGCATTAGGGTACTGTGATACAGGGCTGACAGAAATATTGTGTTGCCTTATGGGACTGTACATAGAGGGGCTGAGAagagtgatgcactgcaggattGTTCTGTATGTATAgcagcttaaggcccccttcacacgtccgtgaaaaaaacgatccgttttttcacgtacgtgttaaaggggtggtttgctccccgcgtgccgtgtttgtggcacaaacctgttctccgtgtgttatacgtaataacacatggagtACAGATAGTCccaccttacctgattcttccggagctgtctgtggtgctgaatggcaGTGTccagcacaggccacgccccgctgacgctgctaccggccccagtgaagaagacgcgttgttcaaaatcactgggggacggatgaaggtgacagccgcggcagagactgcagggctggtggaggtgagtatgtgtttttttttattttttacaatgccacgtgtgtttctccggcgcgtgtcacgtggacccgcatccactccacatccgtgtggtacgggtgcgggccgcgtgacacccgtgctgccggagaaaaacggacatgcctccgtatggagcacacgtgcTCACGTCTGCTCCAGACAGAGGCACGACCAATGACTGAaaacgtgcgtgcacatatacctattgattttaatgggtatacgtgtgcccgtgtctctggtgcaTGCGGGCACGgatctagcacgtaccggagacacgtgcatgtgaaggggtcCTAAAGGAGAGATATATTGCAGAATTGGAGAGGAGTTATATACTTCAGGATTGTTATAGAAGGACTGAGAAGAGTGATATACtgtaggatggggctgtgtataaagGGGCTGAAAGGAGAGATATTCTGCAAAATTGGGCTAAAGAGAGACATAATGCAGTATGGGGCTGTCTAATCAAGAAAATGACTAGAGATTTACTCTGGAATGGGAATGTATATAGAGGGTTTGAGAGGACTGATACACTGCAGGATGTGAGTGAAAGgagcaatatacagttaggtccagaaatatttggacagtgacacaagttttgttattttagctgtttacaaaaacatattcagaaatacaattatatatataatatgggctgaaagtgcacactcccagctgcaatatgagagttttcacatccaaatcggagaaagggtttaggaatcatagctctataatgcatagcctcctctttttcaagggaccaaaagtaattggacaagggactctaagggctgcaattaactctgaaggcgtctccctcgttaacctgtaatcaatgaagtagttaaaaggtctggggttgattacaggtgtgtggttttgcatttggaagctgttgctgtgacaagacaacatgcggtctaaggaactctcaattgaggtgaagcagaacatcctgagggtgaaaaaatccatcagagagatggcagacatgcttggagtagcaaaatcaacagtcgggtacattctgagaaaaaaggaattgactggtgagcttgggaactcaaaaaggcctgggcgtccacggatgacaacagtggtggatgatcgccgcatactttctttggtgaagaagaacccgttcacaacatcaactgaagtccagaacactctcagtgaagtaggtgtatctgtctctaagtcaacagtaaagagaagactccatgaaagtaaatacaaagggttcacatctagatgcaaaccattcatcaattccaaaaatagacaggccagagttaaatttgctgaaaaacacctcatgaagccagctcagttctggaaaagtattctatggacagatgagaccaagatcaacctgtaccagaatgatgggaagaaaaaagtttggagaagaaagggaacggcacattatccaaggcacaccacatcctctgtaaaacatggtggaggcaacgtgatggcatgggcatgcatggctttcaatggcactgggtcacttgtgtttattgatgacataacagcagacaagagaagccggatgaattctgaagtgtaccgggatatactttcagcccagattcagccaaatgccgcaaagttgatcggacggcgcttcatagtatagatggacaatgaccccaagcatacagccaaagctacccaggagttcatgagtgcaaaaaagtggaacattctgcaatggccaagtcaattaccagatcttaacccaattgagcatgcatttcacttgctcaaatccagacttaagacggaaagacccacaaacaagcaagacctgaaggctgcggctgtaaaggcctggcaaagcattaagaaggaggaaacccagcgtttggtgatgtccatgggttccagacttaaggcagtgattgcctccaaaggattcgcaacaaaatattgaaaataaaaatattttgtttgggtttggtttatttgtccaattacttttgacctcctaaaatgtggagtgtttgtaaagaaatgtgtacaattcctacaatttctatcagatatttttgttaaaaccttcaaattaaacgttacaatctgcacttgaattctgttgtagaggtttcatttcaaatccaatgtggtggcatacagagcccaactcgccaaaattgtgtcactgtccaaagatttctggaccttactgtataCTGCAGGAtgtggttgtatatatagtggTTGAAAGAAGTTATATACTGCATCAGGATACTGTGTCATGGGGCTGACAGGAATATTGTGCTGCCTTATgggactgtatatagagaggctgagaggagtgatgcacTGCGGGATGGTTCTGTATATATAGTATCTTAAGGAGAGATGGATTGCACGATTGGAGAGGAGTTATATACTTCAGGATTGTTATAGAGGGACTGAgaagagtgatatactgcaggatggggctgtgtataaagGGGCTgaaaggagagatatactgcaaaaCTGGACTATATAGGGGCTGTAAAGAGAGACATAATGCAGTATGGGGCTGTCTATTCAGGGGAATGAGGAGAGATTTACTCTGGAATGGGGCTGTGTATATAGGGTTTGAGAGGACTGATACACTGCAGGATGGGACTGAAAGGAGCGATATATACTGCAGCATAAGATACAGTATAGAGAGAACTGAGAGAAGCAATTTACTGAAGGATGGGGCTCTGTATAGAGGGGCGGAAGAAAGGGAGATACTGCAGCATGAGGCTGTGTAATGAAGCTGAGAGCATAGCATGCAAGAGCTTGTGAGTCCTTAATACAAGATTACATATTAATGATTGAAGGATGCCGTTTTGTGCAGCGGGCTGTGGCTATTACCCAGTCAAATACCTCTGTTAATCTCTGTGATATTGCAGTATGTGATCAAATGATCGTAGGTTCAAGCCCCCCTAAAGGGACTAAAAAATGACACAATTAAAATAATAAGAAAATTAAAAATAGAAAGTCGACATACCcaccattaaaaataaatacatttggtattgccatatttattaaagtctgatctatcaaaatgtaaaatttatTAACCCGATCAGTAAAAGCTGTAACAAGTAAAATAAATGAGAACACAAAAATTGGAGATTTTCTCGCTctaaaaaaccccaaaaagtcAAATGTACCCCAAGTAACACAGTCAGCTCACTATGCATAACAAAACAATCCCTCACATAGGTGAATcgaaagaaaaatgaaaattaccgtattcagaaaatggcgacacaaacattttagggtttttttttttttgttacaagcgtgatttcccccccccccgccacttaataaaaaaaaaacgtttttcacGTTTACTATGGCCGCAATCGTTCTTAGCTCACTTTTACCGCATAATGAACGGATTGCACACAACTGGTAATATTCGTTAGCTTTATTGTTGTTTTCCAGAGAAGAGGAAAATACGCGCCACCTCCTGGTGCCAGTCAGATCCTGGGCCTCGAAGCTGCGGGGACGGTGGTAACGCTCGGTCCTGGGGTTGATGGACGGTGGAAGGCTGGAGATCGAGTGATGGCACTTCTCGCTGGAGGGGGTAATGCTCAATATGTAGCGGTTCCTGCATCCCAGCTCCTGCCAATCCCGCCTAGCATGAGTGACACTGACGCCGCTGCCATTCCTGAAGCCTGGCTCACTGCCTTCCAGCTCCTGCACCTCGTAGGTGAGTCTTTCTGCTGACCCCATCCACTTAGTGCTCAGGTTTATTTCTGATTCCTTTGGGGTTTTTTTATATCATGTCCGGTCTTTACAGGTAAAGTTCAGaaaggagagacggtgctgatccaCGCCGGCGCCAGTGGCGTTGGCACGGCCGCCATTCAGCTGTGCCGCTTGGCTGGAGCAGTTCCCATTGTCACAGCAGGTTCTTCGGAAAAAATTGAGATGGCCAAGAAACTTGGAGCTGCGGCCGGGTTCAATTATAAAAATGAGGATTTTGGGAAAAAATGCCTTCAGGCCACAAACAGTAGGTTCATCCATATATGCATTATATTCTATACATGTCTCATAAACTAGCAGCCCTTGGACACACTGTAGGGCTGGCCACCTTTGGGAACACTTTTTTTCACTATTATTTCATGCTAAAAATCTATTTTGCAATTTGGTTTTGTTAAAAATGTTTCACCGTTTGGATTTTTTCCCTGAACATTCAACATTGATGTAATCTGTAGCCATAAATCCATTGACAAGCTCAGAAAAATAAAGATAAGGTTATAGAAGACGACATTTTTAATAaaagccatttaaaaaaaaaaaaaagaaaaaaaagattatttacccccaaatacatgcatttaagtaaaaaataaaaaagttgtgcacGACCCCCTGTAAAAGTATTTTCCATGCACCATACAGTTtcagagatatgagcctttttatgTAGAAAAAAACCCTAAGAATACTCGAGAGCAATGGGAATAAAATATTGGCCTTAGGTTAAAAAGCaaagtataattaaaaaaaaaaagtaaaatattttttttcccataatatatattgcattttttttatttaaaaaagtatTTTTCTTTGCAATgaataatgtaaaaaaataaataaatattttttttgtatccCATAAACCTGTGTATATGTAATGTAGTGCAGGTGTGGTAATATACTTGCCGATAGCTGTCTTCTTTGGTTTCCAGCGCCACTCACATCCTCTCCTTGGTCACGTGATTTCTAGTCTGACTTGCCGGGCCACACTGTGCTGTTTGTGTGATCTGTAAGTCTCTTTTAAAGTTAAAGTCTATGAAGCCTTGTTCTGAAgctccatagatttacattgcaaaAGCGACTTCTGGCTCTCATATAAACCCCAGTGTGATTCAGCAAGTCAGAATAGAAGACGCATGAGTGAGCAGAGGACCAGAATGGTTTTGAAAAATGGGAAAGATGATAATATATCATCTACTGCAATATTTTTGCAGTATATAGAACATATCACTACTATGAAGGAACAgagcaccaaaaccaccatcagtacagcaaTACAGCACCATAACCATCATTGGTACAGGAAAACTGCATTAGTACTACAATCGGTACAGGAAAGCAGCACCAGAACTATCATTAGTATAGGAatatagcaccagaaccaccatcagtgcaggaatacagcaccagaaccacctttAGTAtaggaatacagcaccagaaccactttCAGTTCAGGAATACAACATCAGAACTACCATTGGTACAGGAATACAGCACCTgaaccaccatcagtgcatgaATACAGCATCAGAAGCACCATCGGTATAggaatacagcaccaaaaccaccTTGAGTACAGGTATCTAATGTAATGGCAGGTCAACCCCCAATATATAGATTGGTATCACATaaacttaacaatggtaaggagattttAGGAGTTGTTGTTCTTGTTGCTACCATTCATCATCAGAGTGGAGataatacaggaaccacagtactgatttgATTTGGGTAGTATGACCAACAAACATTTACACCCAAGAACCTTATAGGTGACAACATCACTGATTGGAGCCGTGCTCATGCCTTTCATGTACACCTCGTCCAGAAACCATGATGACTTTGGACGTTCATATTTACAACTCATTTCTTTAAACATCACTCTTGTCCAGCAGTCTGCACCACATCCAAACATGCTGCCCTTAAGATAATATTTGTGTCATTATAATGCTCCTGAATTCAAATATCTGCTAATGCATGGCCTCTACAcaatcctctcctataaaatattgccTTCACACCATCTGCCTTTAAGACAcagccaccccttatatactgtataACTGCCACACCATCTGCCCTTATTAACTACAATCTGAACTCCATTCGCCATTACGCACTATATTCTCCATATCGTCCCTCTTATGACCTATGATAACACACCATGACTCGTTATAACCTATAACCTCCAATCCATCCTCCCTTTATGAATTACTACTGCCACACTTTCCCTGCATTATGCTGTCCTCTCTCTATTGTTTACCCCCCCCCATGCTATCTTGCTCTCCACACTGTGTTCTCCAGTCTGACCCCATCATCAGTGTCCGTCTCTATACTGCTCCCCCTCTACACGGTGTTCTTTCCTCTTCTTTATACTGTGCATGACTATAATGTTCCTCCTTTATATACTCCCCCCCCCCATACTATGCTTCTTCTCTACAGCCCTCCATACACCGCTTAGTACCCCccacagcctcctacatacaggTTTTGAAGACCCCACTGTcttacccacacacagtatgagggcactatatctgccaTGGGCTGTCCGGCTCCGCAGACGCAGAGCAGTACTACAGCGTCGGACTCTATTCACATTGCAAAGTCCGACATGcagcctggtctctcttaagtgctcagctcgacTGAGCGTCGGCTGAGCTGTTACGCTGCTCCCAGCTGTGCAGGAGTTtatctttttggagcagtgtgcaactttTCTGAGAGCCATGCTGCTAATTACCATCTCCAGCCAGTCTTTGCCTATTTAAGGCTGAGATGTGTAGTAGGAAACTGCCGAAGATAGTtcttgcttttgtgacgccctggacaagccaggggtcacaggtaattacatcaccacaccctacaccctggttaggcacatctaagccagacacaaaacccttgttgccttcctccaggggctgatgatcacaccagggggtgggccaggcggttggtcctgcccaccgaggagttaacagtcctggaggcgggaaaagagttcagttaagctagggaagtaaaagtggaaggagtaaagtgaagtggcagtagagcaactgactgacagcgtccgggtgtgtggcccgggcgagacagcaaggttggcagacggtggtgaccgtctgcaggagtggcctatcggagttgccgtaaggaccgtggacgggcggtggcccggcggtaccggaccggtacacaaggagaagccagcacaattggcaggggcttttcggaccccggcaaggctaggagtcgccgtgaatttgccaaatctgttagtgaaggggacctcctgggtttccaaacagtcaagtcccagcagaaggcaacagtccaacccagtgagagagacaccgccaccgccaaaggcaacagtttctcagggccagcgcctgcgggcaaaaggggctcctccggcccatatccaagccggggagtgggttaccggtgggaacccattggaaccgtcagaagtacgtaggtgcagggaaaggcagtcactgtcaacctgccggggaaagcaacagcagccgtccgtgggacccgtctttccagccgtgtgttttaccgagaactgtgtcatcgtctcaggctgagtgagtaccaccgtgccgtgcggcacagcgctgcccctgcgaccctgcacctcgccaggccccgcaacccgcctgccatcatccatccctaccccatcaccgggccccgggacaaccaacccccacccacggaggggagaactaacaactcagctgctccctgtcaccgctcccgggatccccgtccagagcagcggtggtgtcacctaaatcaccacaaccgtgggtggcgtcacggacaataaatccccacaatcaacccccctttcactcatgggcgaggagcgccgctcgagtccccgggatccggccctccgctcgagccaccaccgagcagccgcagcagcagaggcgggacctgagcagtgggagagcgcagcgtcccctcctccgcccgcgacactttcataAACGAAATGCCAGCGTCCAAGGCAGTCCTTTTGTTGACGACCAGTGAATTGTTGTCTGTGCTGTTTGAGAGTGCAATGGTGGGAATTTCTCctaccccttttggtttattccctccggTGTCGTTTTGTCTCTCCTCTATGGCTATTTGCGgtgtgagtgtgtttcagttttATCCTCTTGTCTGTGTCTTTGGGATGTTGTTACTTGGTGTCCTGCCCATCCCGGTGATGGTGGTACAGGGGGGTATTAGGACATGGCTGGACAGGAAACAGGGCCTAAGGTggagacctggacctccctaccatcaagggtacctccagagtCAGGGAAAGCGTAGGGCCCACAGCCTTAGGGCCAGCATAGCACCCCCATACACAATATGATACTCACACAGCCACCTATACACAGTATTTTGGTGACTATAGCACCCTATAACCAGTAGGATAGACCCTTCTTGATTGCAGCTGTGGTCACGCATCATCGGCTATCTTTGTTTATGTGTTGGCATTACTCTTCATACTGGTGTATTGTGATCATGTGTCTAGAAATCATACATTTATTACCGGATATGTACGTGATAAGTTATTTGTGGTCCATCCCATGTAAAGGGTAAGGAATGAAGATTGATGGCAATTAATGTAGTACCGTAGTAGTACGTGCAGTGCGCGGTGTTCTCTCATTTGTCTTCTGGTCATTGGTGGTCACTTGTTCTCTTCCTTCTGAGAACTTGTTGTGTCTGACAGGTCGCCACTTGCGTATTACTACCATTTTTCCAAATTTGTTTGCTTTGGACGCCTGAGGGTTAAACAAACCTGGTGAGTCACATTGTGATAAGTGCAGGGAGTGGCGGTTTTCTTTCATACATTAGTAAATATGTTGCGCGGGTATGGCGGAGGACCATGTTTAAGTATGAATTAGTCATTTGGCACGGGAGCAGACACGGGAGGTTCTCCGCTTCTCCAGCTGCCCAACGTTATACATATTGCAAGAATGTAGCGTATACCCCGCCTGTGAACTTTGTCACATGATTAAAAAAGTTGATTACACATAAAAATAGGGGGAGCTCTAAAATCTCTAAAAGGATTATTTTGAATTTTTACCCTAAAATttgcttggtaaaaaaaaaaaaaaaaagctggtcaCTAAGGAGTTAATAGGAACGTTTAAACTGTATGCAATaaactcctgagctccctctagtggtgtctgcaggcAGCCAGAATTGTATTGCTTTACTATAGTACTTTGGATCTACATACTGTACAAAGAAAGAGACCCTCTCGAGATTCCATAGTGCTTCACTGGTTTATTATGCTGCTAATGTTacacatatttattattattttgtggTTTCTGCGCCTTCGATTGTCCTGATCTCTCCATTTGGCTTTATCAGATGTCGGTGCAGATATCATCTTGGACTGTGTAGGAGCCACTCACTGGGAGAAAACTTGGAATGTCTGAACACTGATGGCCGCTGGGTGGTTTATGGGCTCATGGGCTCCGGGGAGATTAATGGAGACTTACTGGCAAAGCTGCTGTGGAAAAGAGGAAGCCTCATTGGCAGCCTCCTCAGATCCCGCTCCAGTGCGGTAAGTGAGCAGAGCATGTCTGTGCCCTATTCAGGGACGAATTAAGAGTACCCCGGACCCTGTGcagtttagaaagtgtgaattttaccccataacctcctatatacagtatcagcccccacatagctccctatatacagtgtgagccatcacatagcctcctatatacttgatgagctcccacatagcctcctatgtacagtatgagccaccacatagctccctatatacattatgaactcccacttagctccctatatacagtatgagccctcacatagcctcctatatacaggatgagccgtcacatagctccctatatacaaaatgagccatcacatagcctcctatttacCGTATGAGCACTcacttagcctcctatatacaggatgagccctcacatagcctcctatatgaaCACatcacttatacatatatataaaaaaaacaactttaaatGCTCACGTCACTCACGTTTCCCCGGCGCTGTGCTCTGTTCCCCCAGCACTAGCACATCACAGAAAAGGTGTCTGGTGCTCCCCTGGAGCTGTGCTGCCATTCTGTATTGCTGAcagtggagctccaggaaagcGCCCTGCCCAGAGGTCTCCATCACTGATGTTGGAGCACAAAACATTTTAATGAGGACAATCTGGCCATGCCCCCCCCTCCCGGAGCGGCAGGCTTCGAGCAGTAACCCATATTGCCGTCATTATAATCCACCTATGGTGTTATTATCCTAAGTGCCTTCAGAGCCCTTCAATAATGCATGATACAGCGGGCAAAAAAAAGTGCCAATGCAGCGCGTCACAGAGAGCTGAACATGCGCGCTATAGAGCACAGGTAACAATGAATTCTGGGCAAACTGCATGCGCAACCCTACAagcgctatatacagttaggtccagaaatatttggacagtgacacaagttttgttattttagctgtttacaaaaacatgttcagaaatacaattatatatataatatgggctgaaagtgcacactcccagctgcaatatgagagttttcacatccaaattggagaaagggtttgggaatcatagctctgtaatgcatagcctcctctttttcaagggatcaaaagtaattggacaagggactctaagggctgcaattaactctgaaggcatctccctcgttaacatgtaatcaatgaagtagttaaaaggtctggggttgattacaggtgtgtggttttgcatttggaagctgttgctgtgaccagacaacatgcggtctaaggaactctcaattgaggtgaagcagaac is drawn from Anomaloglossus baeobatrachus isolate aAnoBae1 chromosome 3, aAnoBae1.hap1, whole genome shotgun sequence and contains these coding sequences:
- the TP53I3 gene encoding LOW QUALITY PROTEIN: quinone oxidoreductase PIG3 (The sequence of the model RefSeq protein was modified relative to this genomic sequence to represent the inferred CDS: inserted 1 base in 1 codon); its protein translation is MEGKMLAAFFDTPGGPENLYIKEIQRPTPKEGEVLVQVHASALNRADLLQRRGKYAPPPGASQILGLEAAGTVVTLGPGVDGRWKAGDRVMALLAGGGNAQYVAVPASQLLPIPPSMSDTDAAAIPEAWLTAFQLLHLVGKVQKGETVLIHAGASGVGTAAIQLCRLAGAVPIVTAGSSEKIEMAKKLGAAAGFNYKNEDFGKKCLQATNNVGADIILDCVGATHWEXNLECLNTDGRWVVYGLMGSGEINGDLLAKLLWKRGSLIGSLLRSRSSAYKAELVRAFTEQALPHFSPGGPIHLRPIVDSTFPLQKIADAHQHMEDNKNSGKIVLQIPKGNAAL